The DNA region GGACTTCAGGCCGTGCTCGACCACGGCTTCGACGTCCAGGCCGTCATCACCCACACCGACGACCCGGCCGAAACCCAATGGTTCGAATCCGTGGCCGAGCTGGCCGCCTCCCGTAGCATCCCGGTCCATGCCCCGCTGGACGTCAACCATCCCCTCTGGGTGGAGACCATTCGGGCCATGGCCCCGGACGTGATCTTCTCCTTCTACTACCGGAACCTGGTCGGACCGGAGATTCTTGCCATTCCGCCTCAGGGGGCCCTGAACCTCCACGGCTCCATGCTTCCGGCCTACCGGGGCCGCTGCCCCTTGAACTGGGTTCTGGTCAATGGCGAGGCCGAGACCGGAGTCACCCTGCACTACATGGTGAAAAAGCCCGACGCCGGGGACATCGTTTCCCAGAAGGCTTTCCCCATTGCCGAAAACGACACGGCCAGGGATCTGCACGCCAAGGCCGTCACCACTGCCCAGACCCTGCTGAACGAGGCCCTGCCCCTGGTTCTGGCCGGGACGGCTCCCCGGATTCCCCAGGACCATGCCCGAGCCACGGTCTTTCCCGGTCGAGGGCAAACGGACGGCGAAATCGACTGGAACCGGCCGTCCGAAACCATCCGGAACCTGGTCCGGGCCGTAACCCGGCCCTATCCCGGAGCCTTCACCCACATCGGCACCCGCAAGATTCTTGTCTGGTCGGCCACGGTCCTCGAACTGAGCCATGACGTCCGGCCCGGCACCATTCTCGACGCCGCCCCCCTGACTGTGGCCGCCGGCCGAAACGCCTTGCGCATCGACTCCGGTCAGTCCGAGGACGGGGTCTTCATGTCCGGCACCCAACTGGCCTCCGAACTCAGACTGGTCAAAGG from Deltaproteobacteria bacterium includes:
- a CDS encoding formyltransferase codes for the protein MKALVLAYSTIGCTGLQAVLDHGFDVQAVITHTDDPAETQWFESVAELAASRSIPVHAPLDVNHPLWVETIRAMAPDVIFSFYYRNLVGPEILAIPPQGALNLHGSMLPAYRGRCPLNWVLVNGEAETGVTLHYMVKKPDAGDIVSQKAFPIAENDTARDLHAKAVTTAQTLLNEALPLVLAGTAPRIPQDHARATVFPGRGQTDGEIDWNRPSETIRNLVRAVTRPYPGAFTHIGTRKILVWSATVLELSHDVRPGTILDAAPLTVAAGRNALRIDSGQSEDGVFMSGTQLASELRLVKG